A section of the Rhodopirellula halodulae genome encodes:
- a CDS encoding Ig-like domain-containing protein, whose amino-acid sequence MKNLRQLLRSVSPSSSRKRSEDRSRANRLTKRRLLSESLESRQLLAGDVPSAMDAAPEGEPEIAVAHNYWRAYDVDNNKYITALDALMVINHLNQHGEGEALDGTEEFAGFVDVTGDNRVTALDALSVINALNRGEGEADMPLVEFVLAARNLDDSLVDNTAGATDVLPTSNEQLTYNVDVNEVFKLEVGVQDLRGFSATGVFRAVTDIVMDQTDVLEPAVGEIQQITFDNTVLNSPISGNITFSFADNPTVTETRSFADFIGSTSSLDTAEDNLAQIIADLSPLVDSAADVTVNGSIDGSSGGPSGGGSFLLDILYSGDDLINVDVPQLQVTLEIGGNVQPVTISQTNVQNGDGSFNAAPILRALELNTRNAGNAQIYGKNRVFGSFAQDATIGTDTVDLFNEIGALGPTNDLTEELSDFNSSIAYDVFSIPVRAVAPTTNLMVSLDPPDEGDGVLIYGTQVGEENVPSNMIQLDNDSRFILNVTGSASGITAANSTLNATEDAGAVSIDLATLNSGNPGGTTYATVSEVETKGVFELSGTTLTYTPAADEFGTGDQFVYTASDGTDTVTGTISVDIAAVNDAPIAVNDTATVEQGETISIDALDNDSAGPLEDNSVLVLQEPSSVLTTANGGSAIISNGEISYTAPAGFSGSDSFSYTISDGQLTAMATVNVTVTNSQTGINAADKAITIDEDNGGGVTSEAEVADLSDDNLISINTGSSTVTLDNAVLTSGSGSVRFAGDEIFYTPAQDFFGTATITYTASNDIGSDTGVITVTVTPDNTDLTANDDDYQVAEGATVTLDVLDNDADGPGESGTLTITSVTQPTRGTATIVTVDGRTQISYTSTGVASDGDDSFTYTISDGQGGTDTAVVNIDIQDVLDAPIAANDSETIDEDSGTLTINLNDLVTLESGDSVVFTKISGTDAAGTSSISAGGTLTYTPNANANGTETIVYRATSTQGDQLFDEGTITINVTPVNDAPTATNRSVTVLEDNSIDIDLNSNVADIDSTGLVISVASNPGNGSAVSLGNGIIRYTPDADYNGPDSFTYQVTDGSLTATATVNITVTDVISPPVANNGSLSATEDGGAVTLDLSTLVNLDSGDTGTVTITTNPANGSASVSGTVGDLTNATLTYTPNADFFGSDSLVYTVTNSLGATDTGTISISVAGVNDDPVANDDTAETSRNRSVTIDVLANDSLGPANENQTATVTVPTQPANGTVTVNADNQLVFTPATDFVGTTTITYQLSDGVSTDTATVDVTVNDFVSSVISGQLFVDQITNIRDVIDNGADPVRNGVRDSGEAALGGVAVRLVSSASENLLGEDIDITVVTNLDGEYTFEDVAPGTYRVIYNLPSGAVAAGEAVDGVIPVVIGSEGGASPVGNFAFATLGEAGQGNSSILSTNTNGSSELPDGVEYGEGGFITLDSSGAQMMFLAGTGFEGVEYAELAMNRNNDAALLTIIEEDGDVLTAQVDGEHLRVNSTGTSVQLLGGVDDFDFDASLEDLIEDEYPTFRDAIDQILGQDD is encoded by the coding sequence ATGAAGAATCTGCGTCAACTGCTTCGCAGCGTGAGCCCGTCGTCATCACGAAAGCGAAGCGAAGACCGGTCCCGTGCGAACCGCTTGACCAAGCGTCGACTGCTCAGCGAATCGCTGGAAAGTCGTCAATTGCTGGCAGGTGACGTTCCATCGGCCATGGACGCAGCTCCCGAGGGCGAACCCGAAATCGCCGTGGCACACAACTACTGGCGTGCCTACGACGTTGACAACAACAAATACATCACCGCGCTTGACGCCCTGATGGTGATCAATCACCTCAACCAACACGGTGAGGGAGAAGCTCTGGACGGCACGGAGGAATTCGCTGGTTTTGTCGATGTGACTGGCGATAACCGCGTGACCGCCCTGGATGCTCTCAGCGTCATCAACGCTCTGAACCGTGGTGAGGGCGAAGCGGACATGCCATTGGTCGAGTTCGTCTTGGCCGCTCGCAACTTGGACGACTCGCTGGTCGACAACACCGCTGGTGCGACGGATGTTTTGCCGACTTCGAACGAGCAACTGACCTACAACGTCGACGTCAACGAAGTCTTCAAGCTGGAAGTTGGTGTCCAGGATCTTCGTGGTTTCAGTGCCACTGGCGTTTTCCGTGCGGTCACGGACATCGTGATGGACCAGACGGACGTGTTGGAACCAGCCGTCGGTGAGATCCAACAGATCACGTTTGACAACACCGTTCTGAATTCTCCAATCAGCGGCAACATCACGTTCTCGTTTGCCGACAATCCAACGGTGACGGAAACTCGCTCGTTCGCCGATTTCATTGGAAGCACGAGTTCGCTTGATACCGCCGAAGACAATCTGGCTCAGATCATCGCGGACCTGAGCCCGTTGGTGGATTCGGCAGCGGACGTCACTGTCAACGGCAGCATCGATGGTTCCTCGGGCGGACCCAGCGGTGGTGGATCGTTCTTGTTGGACATCCTTTACAGCGGTGACGACCTGATCAACGTGGATGTGCCGCAGTTGCAGGTCACCTTGGAAATTGGCGGCAACGTCCAACCCGTCACCATCTCCCAAACGAACGTTCAAAATGGCGATGGTTCTTTCAACGCAGCTCCAATTTTGCGTGCCCTCGAGCTGAACACTCGCAACGCGGGCAACGCTCAGATCTACGGTAAGAACCGAGTCTTTGGCTCCTTCGCCCAAGACGCCACCATCGGCACTGACACGGTTGACCTGTTCAACGAAATCGGTGCTCTCGGTCCAACGAATGACTTGACCGAAGAACTTTCCGACTTCAACTCGAGCATTGCCTACGACGTTTTCAGTATTCCCGTCCGGGCGGTTGCACCGACGACCAACTTGATGGTTTCGCTGGATCCGCCGGATGAGGGCGACGGTGTTCTGATCTACGGCACCCAGGTTGGCGAAGAGAACGTTCCCAGCAACATGATTCAGCTGGACAACGATTCGCGATTCATTCTGAATGTCACTGGTTCCGCCAGCGGCATCACGGCAGCCAACAGCACCCTGAACGCCACCGAGGACGCGGGTGCGGTTTCGATCGACTTGGCCACGCTCAACTCGGGCAACCCAGGTGGCACGACCTACGCGACGGTTTCTGAAGTGGAAACCAAGGGCGTGTTCGAGCTCAGCGGCACGACGTTGACCTACACACCTGCCGCGGATGAATTTGGAACAGGCGATCAATTCGTCTACACCGCTTCGGACGGAACAGACACCGTCACCGGAACGATCTCGGTCGATATCGCCGCGGTCAACGACGCTCCGATCGCGGTGAACGACACCGCGACCGTCGAACAAGGTGAAACGATCTCGATCGACGCATTGGACAACGACTCGGCCGGACCACTCGAAGACAACTCTGTCTTGGTTCTGCAAGAGCCATCTTCGGTGCTGACAACCGCCAACGGCGGCAGTGCCATCATTTCCAATGGCGAGATCAGCTACACCGCTCCCGCTGGTTTCTCGGGCAGCGATTCGTTCTCCTACACGATTTCAGACGGTCAGTTGACGGCGATGGCGACCGTGAATGTGACGGTCACGAACAGCCAAACGGGCATCAACGCGGCTGACAAAGCGATCACCATCGATGAGGACAACGGTGGCGGTGTCACCAGCGAAGCTGAGGTCGCAGATCTCAGCGACGATAACTTGATCAGCATCAACACGGGAAGCAGCACTGTCACCTTGGACAACGCAGTCCTGACTTCCGGCAGTGGTTCCGTTCGCTTCGCTGGCGATGAGATATTCTACACGCCAGCACAAGATTTCTTCGGCACGGCGACCATCACTTACACCGCCAGCAACGACATTGGCAGTGACACGGGCGTGATTACCGTCACCGTCACGCCGGACAACACCGACCTGACCGCGAACGATGACGACTATCAAGTCGCCGAGGGTGCAACCGTCACCCTGGACGTTTTGGACAACGACGCGGACGGCCCCGGTGAAAGCGGAACGCTGACGATCACCTCAGTCACGCAACCAACTCGTGGCACGGCCACCATCGTTACCGTCGATGGCCGCACTCAAATCAGTTACACATCGACGGGCGTCGCCTCCGACGGTGATGACTCGTTCACCTACACCATCAGTGATGGCCAGGGTGGAACGGACACCGCGGTCGTCAACATCGACATTCAAGACGTCTTGGACGCTCCGATCGCGGCCAACGATTCGGAAACCATCGACGAAGATTCGGGAACGCTGACCATCAACCTGAACGACTTGGTCACGCTGGAATCAGGTGACTCGGTCGTGTTCACGAAGATCAGTGGCACAGACGCCGCCGGAACGTCCAGCATCTCTGCTGGCGGCACCTTGACTTACACTCCCAACGCGAATGCGAACGGGACTGAAACCATCGTCTACCGTGCGACCAGCACTCAAGGCGACCAATTGTTCGACGAAGGCACCATCACGATCAACGTGACGCCTGTCAACGATGCTCCGACCGCCACGAACCGCAGCGTGACGGTTCTGGAAGACAACAGCATCGACATCGACTTGAACAGCAACGTAGCTGACATCGACAGCACCGGACTGGTCATCTCGGTCGCATCCAACCCAGGCAACGGGTCGGCTGTTTCGCTGGGCAACGGCATCATCCGATATACCCCGGACGCCGACTACAACGGTCCCGATTCGTTCACCTATCAAGTGACCGATGGATCGTTGACTGCGACCGCAACGGTCAATATCACCGTCACCGACGTGATCTCACCCCCAGTCGCCAACAACGGTTCGCTTTCGGCGACCGAAGACGGCGGTGCGGTAACCTTGGATCTGTCGACACTCGTGAATTTGGACAGCGGCGATACGGGAACGGTCACCATCACGACCAATCCTGCGAATGGTTCGGCTTCCGTCAGTGGCACAGTGGGCGACTTGACCAATGCGACGTTGACCTACACTCCGAATGCTGACTTCTTCGGAAGCGACTCATTGGTCTACACCGTGACCAATTCGCTCGGTGCGACCGACACGGGAACGATCAGCATCTCGGTTGCCGGTGTCAACGATGATCCAGTCGCCAACGACGACACCGCGGAAACATCTCGCAACCGTTCGGTCACCATCGACGTGCTCGCGAATGATTCGCTTGGACCAGCCAACGAGAATCAAACCGCAACCGTCACCGTTCCAACGCAACCTGCCAACGGCACCGTGACGGTCAACGCGGACAACCAATTGGTGTTCACCCCCGCCACCGACTTCGTTGGCACCACGACGATCACCTATCAACTCAGCGATGGTGTCTCGACCGATACGGCGACCGTCGACGTCACGGTGAACGACTTCGTCTCATCGGTCATCAGTGGCCAACTCTTCGTTGACCAAATCACCAACATCCGTGACGTCATCGACAACGGTGCCGATCCGGTTCGCAACGGCGTTCGTGACTCGGGCGAAGCCGCCTTGGGTGGCGTTGCCGTTCGACTGGTCTCTTCCGCCAGCGAAAACTTGCTGGGCGAAGACATTGACATCACGGTTGTGACCAACTTGGACGGTGAATACACCTTCGAGGACGTTGCTCCCGGTACCTACCGCGTTATCTACAACTTGCCCAGTGGTGCGGTCGCCGCAGGTGAAGCCGTCGACGGCGTCATTCCTGTTGTGATCGGATCCGAAGGCGGTGCTTCACCGGTTGGTAACTTTGCCTTTGCAACTTTGGGTGAAGCGGGCCAAGGCAACAGCTCGATTCTTTCGACCAACACCAACGGCAGCAGCGAATTGCCCGACGGTGTGGAGTACGGCGAGGGCGGCTTCATCACGCTCGATAGCAGTGGAGCCCAGATGATGTTCCTCGCTGGAACCGGATTCGAAGGGGTCGAATACGCTGAACTGGCGATGAACCGCAACAACGACGCGGCTCTGTTGACCATCATCGAAGAAGACGGCGATGTGTTGACCGCTCAAGTTGACGGCGAGCATCTGCGAGTGAACTCGACCGGCACATCAGTCCAACTGTTGGGCGGAGTCGACGATTTCGACTTCGATGCCAGCCTGGAAGACTTGATCGAAGACGAGTACCCAACCTTCCGTGACGCGATCGATCAAATTCTCGGCCAAGACGACTGA